A region of Micromonospora chokoriensis DNA encodes the following proteins:
- the pnuC gene encoding nicotinamide riboside transporter PnuC — protein sequence MGPLGWLLDAQVQVAGSPVLVREIVGNAFGLISALLGLRRVVWAWPVGMIGNALLLTVFLGGVFATPQAHDLYGQAGRQVFFFAVSVYGWWRWQRNRRAEDGHAAVVPRWATGRERLILLLAAVVGTAAAYPVLKALGSWGPLPDAWILTGSLLATYGMARGWVEFWLLWIAVDAVGVPLLLRGGFYPSAVMYLIYGALCVWGFAAWWRTSRATRPATVRKPVYTEAVA from the coding sequence CCGGTGCTGGTCCGGGAGATCGTCGGCAACGCCTTCGGCCTGATCTCCGCGCTGCTCGGGCTACGCCGGGTGGTCTGGGCCTGGCCGGTCGGCATGATCGGTAACGCGCTGCTCCTGACCGTCTTCCTCGGTGGGGTGTTCGCCACCCCGCAGGCGCACGACCTGTACGGGCAGGCCGGACGACAGGTGTTCTTCTTCGCGGTGAGCGTCTACGGCTGGTGGCGCTGGCAGCGCAACCGCCGCGCCGAGGACGGGCACGCGGCGGTCGTCCCACGGTGGGCCACCGGGCGGGAGCGGCTGATCCTGCTGCTGGCCGCCGTGGTCGGCACCGCCGCCGCGTACCCGGTGCTCAAGGCACTGGGCTCGTGGGGTCCGCTGCCCGACGCCTGGATCCTCACCGGCAGCCTGCTGGCCACGTACGGCATGGCCCGCGGCTGGGTGGAGTTCTGGCTGCTGTGGATCGCGGTCGACGCGGTCGGCGTGCCGCTGCTGCTGCGTGGTGGGTTCTACCCGTCGGCGGTCATGTACCTGATCTACGGCGCGCTGTGCGTCTGGGGCTTCGCCGCCTGGTGGCGCACCTCGCGCGCGACCCGGCCGGCCACCGTCCGCAAACCCGTCTACACGGAGGCCGTGGCATGA